One Ethanoligenens harbinense YUAN-3 genomic window carries:
- a CDS encoding flagellar hook-basal body protein produces the protein MIRGIFSAASGMIAQSDRINVMGNNLDNADSQGFKSDTATLRSFDEELALRTTDAVPVGTLNAGVHVSGVETDLSQGELQQTGSSYNIAVNGGGFFAVAAPGGQTLYTREGDFAPDASGYLALPSGQRLLDSTGAPISAAGFRLAANGAYTNDAGQTGTVPLYTGTAAKRTDGFFDLTGAQGATGSVLLQGYVEKSNVNTVTDMTGLMEASRAFQSCQQAYNTGTDTLDKLVTQVGSLR, from the coding sequence ATGATCCGAGGGATTTTTTCGGCCGCTTCCGGCATGATCGCACAGTCCGATCGTATCAACGTGATGGGCAATAATCTGGATAACGCCGATTCGCAGGGCTTCAAAAGCGATACGGCCACGCTGCGCAGTTTCGATGAGGAGCTGGCGCTGCGCACCACGGACGCCGTACCGGTCGGCACGCTCAACGCCGGCGTGCATGTGAGCGGCGTGGAGACCGACCTCTCGCAGGGTGAGCTGCAACAGACGGGCAGCTCATACAACATCGCCGTCAACGGCGGCGGATTCTTTGCCGTTGCCGCGCCGGGCGGGCAGACGCTTTATACCCGTGAAGGCGATTTCGCGCCGGATGCATCGGGTTATCTGGCGCTGCCGTCCGGCCAGCGCCTGCTGGACAGCACCGGCGCGCCGATTTCGGCGGCGGGGTTCCGGCTCGCGGCCAACGGCGCCTATACCAACGACGCCGGGCAGACCGGCACCGTCCCGCTTTACACCGGCACGGCCGCCAAGCGCACCGACGGCTTTTTCGATCTGACCGGTGCGCAGGGGGCCACAGGCTCAGTTTTGCTGCAGGGTTATGTGGAAAAATCGAACGTGAACACCGTGACCGACATGACCGGACTGATGGAGGCCAGCCGTGCGTTTCAGTCCTGCCAGCAGGCTTACAACACGGGCACGGATACGCTGGATAAGCTGGTCACGCAGGTGGGTTCCCTGCGTTAA